The Oncorhynchus gorbuscha isolate QuinsamMale2020 ecotype Even-year unplaced genomic scaffold, OgorEven_v1.0 Un_scaffold_622, whole genome shotgun sequence genome contains a region encoding:
- the LOC124019529 gene encoding somatostatin receptor type 2-like, translated as MDSWVFPSSLPNLTQEPLMYDSFILGNESTERNGTYTGDNTFNQTSTMVITFLYFLVCGIGLCGNALVIYVILRYAKMKTVTNIYIMNLAVADVLFMLGLPFIAIQLALVHWPFGAVLCRVVMTVDSLNQFTSIFCLMVMSIDRYLAVVHPIRSTKWRKPRMAKTINLAVWGVSLLVNLPIIIYSGLITKHNSCFCTIVWPEPEEAYYTAFMFYTFVLGFFLPLMVICLCYLLIIIKVKSSGIRVGSTKRKRSERKVTRMVSIVVAVFVFCWLPFYVFNVTSVTGTISTTPFLRSTFAFVVVLGYANSCANPILYAFLSENFKKSFQNVLCRKKVGGLDVIERSDSKQDKSRMMNDPTETQSTLLNGDLQTSI; from the exons ATGGACTCCTGGGTGTTCCCCTCCTCGCTCCCCAACCTAACCCAAGAACCCCTGATGTACGACAGCTTTATTCTGGGCAACGAGTCAACGGAACGCAATGGTACCTATACGGGCGACAACACGTTCAACCAGACCAGCACCATGGTCATCACCTTTCTCTACTTCCTGGTGTGTGGTATCGGTCTCTGCGGCAACGCCCTTGTGATCTACGTCATCCTGCGCTACGCCAAGATGAAGACGGTCACGAATATTTACATCATGAATTTGGCAGTCGCAGATGTTCTGTTCATGTTGGGGTTACCGTTCATCGCCATTCAGCTGGCGCTGGTCCACTGGCCGTTCGGTGCGGTGCTGTGCCGCGTGGTCATGACCGTGGACTCACTCAACCAGTTCACCTCCATCTTCTGCCTTATGGTCATGAGCATCGACCGCTACCTGGCCGTTGTGCACCCCATCCGGTCCACCAAGTGGCGCAAGCCACGTATGGCCAAGACCATCAACCTGGCGGTGTGGGGGGTGTCACTCCTGGTCAACCTGCCTATCATAATCTACAGCGGTTTAATCACCAAGCACAACAGTTGCTTCTGTACCATCGTGTGGCCGGAGCCTGAGGAGGCCTACTACACCGCCTTCATGTTCTACACCTTCGTCCTGGGTTTCTTCCTCCCGCTCATGGTCATCTGCCTGTGTTACCTACTCATCATCATCAAG GTGAAGTCGTCAGGGATCCGTGTTGGGTCCACTAAGAGGAAGCGCTCAGAGAGGAAGGTAACCCGCATGGTGTCCATCGTGGTTGCCGTGTTCGTCTTCTGCTGGCTGCCCTTCTATGTATTCAATGTGACGTCAGTGACAGGAACCATCTCCACCACACCCTTCCTGAGAAGCACCTTTGCCTTCGTGGTGGTCCTGGGTTACGCTAACTCGTGTGCCAACCCCATCCTTTACGCGTTCCTGTCGGAGAACTTCAAGAAGAGCTTCCAGAACGTTCTGTGTCGGAAGAAGGTGGGCGGGCTGGATGTGATTGAGCGCAGCGACAGCAAGC